Proteins from a single region of Pseudomonas quebecensis:
- a CDS encoding carbohydrate ABC transporter permease: protein MKTPAKNRLANPGWFLVSPSVALLLLWMIVPLGMTLYFSLIRYNLLYPGENEFVGLENFTYFITDSGFLPGATNTLLLVGSVLLISVVFGVLISALLEASEFFGRGLVRVLLISPFFIMPTVGALIWKNLIFHPVSGVLAAVWKLFGAEPVDWLAHYPLLSIIIIVSWQWLPFAILLLMTAMQSLDQEQKEAARLDGAGAIAIFWHLTLPHLARPIAVVVMIETIFLLSVFAEIFTTTNGGPGYASTNLAYLIYNQALVQFDVGMASAGGLIAVVIANIAAIILVRMIGKNLTDKP from the coding sequence ATGAAAACACCTGCCAAAAACCGCCTGGCCAACCCCGGCTGGTTTCTCGTCAGCCCCTCGGTGGCCCTCTTGCTGCTGTGGATGATCGTGCCGCTGGGCATGACCCTGTACTTTTCGCTGATCCGCTACAACCTGCTCTACCCCGGCGAGAACGAATTCGTCGGGCTGGAAAACTTCACCTATTTCATCACCGACTCCGGCTTCCTGCCCGGCGCCACCAACACGTTGTTGCTGGTCGGCAGCGTGCTGTTGATCAGCGTGGTGTTCGGCGTGTTGATCAGTGCGCTGCTGGAGGCCAGTGAGTTCTTCGGTCGCGGCCTGGTGCGGGTGCTGCTGATTTCACCGTTTTTCATCATGCCCACGGTCGGCGCGCTGATCTGGAAAAACCTGATTTTCCACCCGGTGTCGGGGGTGCTCGCCGCCGTGTGGAAACTGTTCGGCGCCGAGCCGGTGGACTGGCTGGCGCATTACCCGCTGCTGTCGATCATCATCATTGTGTCGTGGCAATGGCTGCCCTTCGCGATCCTGCTGCTGATGACCGCCATGCAGTCCCTCGATCAGGAACAAAAGGAAGCCGCGCGCCTGGACGGTGCCGGCGCCATCGCGATTTTCTGGCACCTGACCCTGCCGCACCTGGCGCGTCCGATTGCCGTGGTGGTGATGATCGAGACCATTTTCCTGCTCTCGGTGTTCGCTGAAATCTTCACCACCACCAACGGTGGTCCGGGCTACGCCTCGACCAACCTCGCCTACCTGATCTACAACCAGGCGCTGGTGCAGTTCGACGTGGGCATGGCCTCGGCCGGCGGCTTGATCGCCGTGGTCATCGCCAATATCGCGGCGATCATCCTGGTGCGGATGATCGGCAAAAACCTGACTGACAAGCCTTGA
- a CDS encoding glycosyltransferase: MKSPATRVLVIGYVWPEPRSSAAGGHMMQILETFLTQGWDITFSSPAALGEHKADLSALGIAECAIELNNSSFDDFVRELAPDIVLFDRFMMEEQFGWRVEKHCPNALRVLETSDLQSLRDARHQRLKARLKAEPDSDDFADLFAPALAEEFQHMADTDLAKREIAAIYRCDISLMISDVEIRLLTEQFKVPATLLHWCPLMLEPPSEPFTPFEDRAHFLSIGNFRHAPNWDAVLWMKNSLWPLIRQHLPGAQLHIYGSYTPPKATALHNPAQGFHVMNWAEDALQVMSAARICLAPLRFGAGIKGKLVDAMLCGTPNVTTPIGAEAMGDEQPWPGAIATDANALAIAAVALYQDRGRWNRAQNDGRNLIARRYDQAVHGPALIECLQQCRHHLAAHRRDNFTGSMLRHHAHKSTQYMAQWIEAKNRNV, translated from the coding sequence ATGAAGTCGCCTGCTACCCGAGTCCTGGTCATTGGTTACGTCTGGCCGGAGCCGCGCTCCTCGGCTGCGGGCGGGCATATGATGCAGATCCTCGAAACTTTTCTGACGCAAGGTTGGGACATCACCTTCAGCAGCCCCGCCGCACTCGGCGAGCACAAGGCCGACCTGTCGGCGCTGGGCATCGCCGAATGCGCCATCGAGCTCAATAACAGCAGTTTCGATGACTTTGTCCGCGAACTGGCCCCGGATATCGTGCTGTTCGACCGTTTCATGATGGAGGAGCAGTTCGGCTGGCGCGTCGAAAAGCACTGCCCGAACGCCCTGCGCGTGCTCGAGACATCCGACCTGCAGAGCCTGCGCGACGCTCGCCATCAGCGCCTGAAGGCGCGCCTCAAGGCCGAGCCCGACAGCGATGACTTTGCCGACCTGTTCGCCCCGGCCCTGGCCGAGGAGTTCCAGCACATGGCCGACACCGACCTGGCCAAGCGCGAAATTGCCGCGATCTACCGATGCGACATCAGCCTGATGATCTCCGACGTGGAAATCCGCCTGCTCACCGAGCAGTTCAAGGTGCCGGCCACCCTGCTCCACTGGTGCCCGCTGATGCTCGAGCCGCCGAGCGAGCCGTTCACGCCGTTTGAAGACCGCGCGCACTTTCTCAGCATCGGTAACTTTCGCCACGCCCCCAACTGGGACGCGGTGCTATGGATGAAGAACAGCCTGTGGCCGCTGATCCGTCAGCATCTGCCGGGCGCCCAGTTACATATTTATGGCTCCTACACCCCGCCCAAGGCCACTGCCCTGCACAACCCGGCACAGGGCTTTCATGTCATGAACTGGGCTGAAGATGCGCTGCAAGTCATGAGCGCTGCGCGCATTTGCCTGGCGCCGCTGCGCTTTGGCGCGGGCATCAAGGGCAAGCTGGTCGATGCCATGCTGTGTGGCACGCCAAACGTGACCACGCCGATCGGCGCCGAAGCCATGGGCGACGAGCAACCATGGCCGGGAGCCATCGCCACAGATGCCAATGCACTGGCCATCGCTGCCGTAGCCCTGTATCAAGACCGCGGGCGCTGGAATCGGGCGCAGAACGACGGCCGCAACCTGATTGCCCGCCGTTACGATCAGGCGGTCCATGGCCCGGCACTGATCGAATGCCTGCAACAATGCCGCCACCACCTCGCGGCCCATCGCCGCGACAACTTCACCGGCAGCATGCTGCGCCACCACGCGCATAAAAGTACTCAGTACATGGCACAGTGGATCGAGGCGAAAAACCGCAACGTGTAA
- the tpx gene encoding thiol peroxidase has protein sequence MAQVTLKGNPVQVEGELPQVGAKAHDFTLTAGDLSDATLATFAGKRKVLNIFPSVDTPTCATSVRKFNAQANALNNAVVLCISTDLPFAQARFCGAEGLENVKSLSDFRDSDFAVDYGVSIADGPLKGLTARAVVVLDENDTVLHSELVAEIGQEPNYEAALAVLK, from the coding sequence ATGGCTCAAGTCACCCTCAAAGGCAACCCCGTCCAGGTTGAAGGCGAACTGCCGCAAGTTGGCGCCAAGGCCCACGACTTCACCCTGACCGCCGGCGATCTGTCGGACGCAACCCTGGCGACCTTTGCCGGCAAGCGCAAAGTGCTGAACATCTTCCCAAGCGTCGACACCCCGACCTGCGCCACTTCGGTGCGCAAGTTCAACGCCCAGGCGAATGCACTGAACAACGCCGTGGTACTGTGCATCTCCACCGACCTGCCATTTGCCCAGGCACGCTTCTGCGGCGCCGAAGGCCTGGAAAACGTCAAGAGCCTGTCGGATTTCCGTGATTCGGATTTCGCGGTTGATTACGGCGTGTCCATTGCTGACGGCCCGCTCAAAGGCCTGACCGCCCGCGCGGTCGTCGTGCTGGACGAGAACGACACCGTGCTGCACAGCGAGCTGGTAGCGGAAATCGGCCAGGAGCCGAACTACGAAGCAGCCCTGGCTGTTTTGAAGTAA
- a CDS encoding AraC family transcriptional regulator, with protein sequence MTRATRITDPSYELMDDHNGLSIIYRQHGFPCPLVRWHFHKEYELHLIVASSGKVFIGDYIGNFYPESLFLTGPNLPHNWISQVEEDEVVPKRDMLVNFTDELLEQGSHIFAELKNLAPLLERAQSGIEFRCKHTIAQAMALMQRIEDAQGMARLGHFFILLDVLSACDDYQLLSGVTAPQTADEHSIDRTNRAVDYIFAHYARELPLEEVAEHLGMKPTYFSRVFKQATGRTFIEFVNRLRISKSCELLADGDKAVTDVCFESGFNNISNFNRRFQQLKGMTPSHYRRLAVQRLTEQNLA encoded by the coding sequence ATGACCCGAGCAACGCGCATCACCGACCCTTCCTACGAGCTGATGGACGATCACAACGGTCTGTCCATCATCTATCGCCAGCATGGTTTCCCCTGCCCGCTGGTGCGCTGGCATTTCCACAAGGAATACGAACTGCACCTGATCGTCGCCAGCTCCGGCAAGGTGTTTATCGGCGACTATATCGGCAACTTCTACCCCGAGAGCCTGTTCCTCACCGGCCCCAACCTGCCCCACAACTGGATCAGCCAAGTGGAGGAAGACGAAGTGGTGCCCAAGCGCGACATGCTGGTGAACTTCACCGATGAACTGCTTGAACAGGGCAGCCATATTTTCGCCGAACTCAAAAACCTCGCGCCGCTGCTGGAGCGCGCGCAGTCGGGTATTGAGTTTCGCTGCAAGCACACCATCGCCCAGGCCATGGCCTTGATGCAGCGCATCGAGGACGCCCAGGGCATGGCGCGCCTGGGGCATTTCTTTATCCTGTTGGACGTATTGAGCGCGTGTGACGACTACCAACTGCTGTCCGGTGTGACCGCACCGCAAACGGCCGACGAACACAGCATCGACCGCACCAACCGCGCGGTGGACTACATTTTTGCCCACTACGCACGGGAGTTGCCGCTCGAAGAAGTCGCCGAGCACCTGGGCATGAAACCCACCTACTTCTCCCGGGTGTTCAAACAGGCCACCGGGCGTACGTTTATCGAATTCGTCAATCGGCTGCGCATCAGCAAGTCCTGCGAGCTGCTGGCCGATGGCGATAAGGCCGTGACGGATGTGTGCTTTGAGTCCGGCTTCAATAACATCTCCAACTTCAACCGACGCTTTCAACAGCTCAAGGGCATGACCCCGTCCCATTACCGGCGACTGGCGGTACAACGCTTGACCGAGCAGAACCTGGCCTGA
- a CDS encoding ABC transporter substrate-binding protein codes for MTLSAVSFGAQTLTIATVNNSDMIRMQKLSKTFEAEHPEIKLNWVVLEENVLRQRLTTDIATQGGQFDVLTIGMYEAALWGAKGWLEPMKDLPASYDLDDVFPSVRDGLSVKGSLYALPFYAESSITYYRTDLFKDAGLTMPEHPTWSQIGEFAGKLTDKSKEQYGLCLRGKAGWGENMALITTLANGYGARWFDEKWQPEFNGPEWKNALNFYVDNMKKSGPPGASSNGFNENLALFNSGKCAIWVDASVAGSFVTDKSQSKVSEHVGFTFAPHETTDKGTSWLYSWSLAIPTSSKAKDAAKVFTSWATSKEYSQLVAKTDGIANVPPGTRKSTYSDEYMKAAPFAKVTLESLKVADPTKPTLKPVPYIGIQLVTIPEFQAIGTQVGKFFSGALTGQQTVDAALTAAQTTTEREMKRAGYPK; via the coding sequence ATGACCCTCAGCGCCGTCAGCTTCGGCGCGCAGACCCTGACCATTGCCACCGTCAATAACAGCGACATGATCCGCATGCAGAAGCTCTCGAAAACGTTCGAAGCCGAGCATCCGGAAATCAAGCTGAACTGGGTGGTGCTCGAAGAAAACGTGCTGCGCCAGCGTCTGACTACCGACATTGCCACCCAGGGCGGGCAGTTCGATGTGTTGACCATCGGCATGTACGAAGCCGCACTCTGGGGCGCCAAGGGCTGGCTGGAGCCGATGAAGGACTTGCCGGCGTCCTACGACCTGGACGATGTGTTCCCTTCGGTGCGTGACGGGTTGTCTGTCAAGGGTTCGCTGTATGCCCTGCCGTTCTACGCCGAAAGCTCGATCACCTACTACCGCACCGACCTGTTTAAGGACGCCGGGCTGACCATGCCCGAGCACCCGACCTGGAGCCAGATCGGCGAATTCGCCGGCAAACTCACCGACAAGAGCAAAGAGCAATACGGTCTGTGCCTGCGCGGCAAAGCCGGTTGGGGCGAGAACATGGCACTGATCACCACCTTGGCCAATGGCTACGGTGCGCGCTGGTTCGATGAAAAATGGCAGCCTGAATTCAATGGCCCGGAATGGAAGAACGCGCTGAACTTCTACGTCGACAACATGAAGAAATCCGGCCCGCCAGGGGCTTCCAGCAACGGTTTCAACGAAAACCTGGCGCTGTTCAACAGCGGCAAGTGTGCGATCTGGGTGGATGCCAGCGTCGCCGGCTCGTTCGTCACCGACAAGAGCCAAAGCAAAGTGTCCGAGCACGTCGGCTTCACTTTCGCGCCCCATGAAACCACCGATAAGGGCACCTCGTGGCTGTACTCCTGGAGCCTGGCGATCCCGACCAGTTCCAAGGCCAAAGACGCCGCCAAGGTGTTCACCAGTTGGGCGACATCCAAGGAATACAGCCAGTTGGTGGCCAAGACCGACGGCATTGCCAACGTACCGCCAGGTACGCGCAAGTCGACCTACAGCGATGAGTACATGAAGGCTGCGCCGTTCGCCAAGGTCACGCTGGAATCGTTGAAAGTCGCCGATCCGACCAAGCCGACGCTCAAGCCGGTGCCGTATATCGGGATCCAGTTGGTGACCATTCCCGAGTTCCAGGCGATCGGTACCCAGGTCGGTAAGTTCTTCTCCGGTGCGCTGACCGGTCAGCAGACGGTTGATGCAGCATTGACTGCGGCGCAGACCACCACCGAGCGGGAAATGAAGCGGGCCGGTTACCCTAAATAA